Proteins co-encoded in one Candidatus Manganitrophaceae bacterium genomic window:
- a CDS encoding MmgE/PrpD family protein, producing MTQIRDHEIGSTLAERLARFSREISYRTLPPEVIHEAKRRLIDTFGCALGGWESAPAKIARKMARSVRLPSGATLLGEAHRTTEDLAAFANGTAIRYLDYNDTYLSKEPAHPSDNIPAALAAAEAAGRGGRALIEAMVLGYEIQCRLCDAAALRPRGWDHVTYGAFSSTLAAAKLWRLSEEKTVHALGLAGTPNQALRQTRVGEISMWKAAAFANAARNALFAVALARLGMTGPAPIFEGEKGFKKIVSGEFDLPPLHPAGPFKIMESYIKYFPVEYHAQSAVQAALRLREEIEGKGDSIDSITIKTSDISYEIIGRDREKWHPQTRETADHSLPYCVSVALLDGEVGLRQFSPKRLNDPKLHALIQKVRVLPDPALSAAYPTAIANIVEIEQSGARYVAQVDHPRGHPKNPMTDAEVEEKFRRLAGPLFSNRQIETLLSRVWGLEKIRSIGEILAPLAIRGKR from the coding sequence ATGACACAGATACGCGATCATGAAATCGGTTCCACCCTGGCTGAGCGGCTCGCCCGCTTTAGTCGAGAGATCTCTTACCGCACCCTCCCTCCCGAGGTGATCCACGAGGCGAAGCGCCGGCTGATCGACACCTTCGGCTGCGCCCTGGGCGGCTGGGAGAGCGCGCCGGCCAAGATCGCGCGGAAGATGGCCCGATCGGTTCGCCTCCCCTCCGGCGCCACCCTCCTCGGCGAGGCCCATCGCACCACGGAAGATCTGGCGGCCTTTGCCAACGGGACCGCCATCCGCTACCTCGACTACAACGACACCTATCTTTCCAAAGAGCCGGCCCATCCGAGCGACAACATTCCCGCCGCATTGGCCGCCGCCGAGGCAGCCGGGCGGGGGGGAAGGGCGCTGATCGAAGCGATGGTCCTCGGATATGAGATTCAGTGCCGCCTCTGCGATGCCGCGGCCCTCCGCCCGCGCGGGTGGGACCATGTCACCTACGGCGCCTTTTCCAGCACGCTGGCGGCGGCGAAGCTCTGGCGGCTCTCGGAAGAGAAGACGGTTCATGCGCTCGGGCTGGCCGGCACGCCGAATCAGGCGCTGCGTCAGACGCGCGTCGGCGAGATCTCGATGTGGAAGGCGGCCGCCTTCGCCAACGCCGCCCGCAACGCCCTCTTCGCCGTCGCCCTCGCGCGGCTCGGAATGACCGGTCCCGCGCCGATTTTTGAAGGGGAGAAGGGCTTCAAGAAAATCGTCTCGGGGGAGTTCGATCTCCCGCCGCTTCATCCGGCCGGTCCGTTCAAAATCATGGAGAGCTATATCAAATATTTCCCGGTCGAATACCATGCCCAGAGCGCCGTTCAGGCGGCGCTTCGCCTGCGCGAAGAGATCGAAGGAAAAGGTGATTCCATCGACTCAATCACGATTAAAACTTCGGATATCTCCTACGAGATCATCGGCCGCGATCGGGAGAAGTGGCATCCTCAAACGCGGGAGACGGCCGATCACTCCCTTCCTTACTGTGTCTCGGTGGCCTTGCTCGACGGGGAGGTTGGCCTGCGGCAATTCAGCCCGAAGCGATTGAACGACCCGAAGCTCCATGCGCTGATCCAGAAGGTGCGGGTCCTCCCCGATCCGGCCCTCTCCGCCGCTTATCCGACTGCGATCGCCAACATCGTCGAGATCGAGCAAAGCGGCGCGCGGTATGTCGCGCAGGTCGACCATCCGCGCGGCCATCCGAAGAACCCGATGACCGATGCCGAGGTCGAGGAGAAGTT